The following coding sequences lie in one Apium graveolens cultivar Ventura chromosome 1, ASM990537v1, whole genome shotgun sequence genomic window:
- the LOC141714758 gene encoding uncharacterized protein LOC141714758, protein MATNRLTVSDLQNPLFTHPSDGPLSISLSTKCKLGLVDGSVVRSTIDVAEASQWDTCNNLVISWIHNNISENIKSFVLFINNTHGIWKQPEKRFSLTNGSRKYKLNKDLFSLKQNNMKISDYFTTMSSLWEEIDSMNILPTVSVLTPEIAALLKAIDDMKEEAKLCHFLNGLDDAYGAQRSRLLMMSLLPSVEVACAAIQQEESQKEALQLGGLNDSESMAMFSKKYDGKVWSCTACGKKGHSVERCWETIGYPKWHFKHNPG, encoded by the exons ATGGCTACAAATAGGCTTACTGTTTCGGATCTGCAGAATCCTCTTTTTACGCATCCTTCAGATGGGCCACTCTCCATTAGT CTTTCTACAAAGTGCAAGCTTGGACTCGTGGATGGGTCTGTTGTAAGAAGCACCATAGATGTTGCAGAAGCCAGCCAGTGGGATACATGTAACAATCTTGTGATTTCTTGGATCCACAACAACATCTCAGAGAACATCAAGTCATTTGTGTTGTTCATCAACAACACTCATGGCATATGGAAGCAACCGGAGAAGAGGTTCTCTCTCACAAATGGATCAAGAAAATATAAACTGAACAAAGATCTTTTCAGTCTAAAGCAGAATAACATGAAGATAAGCGACTATTTCACCACAATGAGCAGTTTGTGGGAAGAAATTGATTCGATGAATATACTGCCCACTGTGAGTGTGCTGACACCAGAAATAGCAGCGCTCCTGAAGGCGATAGACGACATGAAAGAAGAGGCCAAGTTATGCCATTTCTTAAATGGCCTCGATGACGCTTATGGGGCACAAAGAAGTCGGCTGTTAATGATGAGTCTCCTACCTTCAGTAGAGGTGGCATGTGCTGCCATTCAACAAGAAGAATCACAGAAGGAAGCCTTGCAACTGGGTGGTCTGAATGACTCTGAATCTATGGCGATGTTCAGTAAAAAATATGATGGAAAAGTGTGGTCGTGCACCGCTTGTGGGAAGAAGGGGCACTCGGTTGAAAGATGCTGGGAAACTATAGGCTATCCTAAATGGCATTTTAAGCACAATCCTGGATAG
- the LOC141714762 gene encoding cytochrome P450 72A397-like — protein MISFIKDHIVKKHGKNSFIWFGAKPRLNIMDPMLVKEILSKPDDFHKVYPDPVADLVIGGLSTAHGEKWPRHRKIINLAFNLEKLKIYLSCEDTISKWKTLVSATGTAENDAWPYIENLAGDMISRAAFGSNLKKVEEYFEMQADLAFQFMATSYIPWARHFKVKENRKMKVLNKEMIDQLSRIVKKREETLEKGEKEVLRLYPPAGMLLRATSKKMKLGNLTIPAWVHLTMAVIFHNHDTEIWGEDAKEFNPQRFSEGCQCLFHSVGVLEHALANILP, from the exons ATGATCAGCTTCATTAAGGATCACATTGTCAAGAAGCATG GAAAGAACTCATTTATATGGTTTGGAGCAAAACCAAGGCTAAACATTATGGATCCGATGCTTGTTAAGGAGATTTTATCTAAGCCTGATGACTTTCATAAAGTGTATCCGGATCCAGTTGCTGACCTTGTTATAGGAGGGCTTTCGACAGCTCATGGCGAAAAATGGCCTAGACATAGAAAAATAATCAACCTTGCTTTTAATTTGGAGAAGCTAAAG ATTTACTTGAGCTGTGAAGATACAATCAGTAAGTGGAAAACATTGGTCTCAGCAACAGGAACTGCTGAAAATGATGCATGGCCTTATATCGAAAATCTGGCTGGTGATATGATTTCTCGAGCAGCCTTTGGCAGTAATTTGAAGAAGGTAGAAGAATATTTCGAGATGCAAGCTGACCTTGCATTTCAGTTTATGGCTACAAGTTACATCCCATGGGCTAG GCACTTTAAAGTTAAAGAGAATAGGAAAATGAAAGTATTAAACAAGGAAATGATAGATCAACTGAGTAGGATCGTCAAGAAACGAGAGGAGACGCTTGAAAAAGGAGAAAAG GAGGTGCTTAGGCTATATCCACCAGCAGGTATGCTTCTACGAGCTACTTCAAAGAAGATGAAACTAGGTAATCTGACTATACCAGCATGGGTACACTTGACAATGGCAGTCATTTTTCACAATCATGACACTGAAATATGGGGAGAAGACGCGAAAGAGTTCAATCCGCAAAGGTTTTCTGAGGGTTGCCAGTGTTTATTCCATTCAGTTGGGGTCCTAGAACATGCATTGGCCAACATTTTGCCATGA
- the LOC141675955 gene encoding transcription factor MYB15-like, with protein sequence MVRAPCCEKMGLKKGPWSNEEDQILISYIQQNGHGNWRALPKLAGLLRCGKSCRLRWINYLRPDIKRGNFSKEEEETIIEMHQKLGNRWAAIAAKLTGRTDNEIKNVWHTHLKKKLNKNDQCTPDQVQKESNANMQAESENPGNSPQRSASELSTVTDSSAMARRIMESSESSKIRKNDESFWSEGFPGIEEFQKFQESGNADAEMDFWDNLFSGAGELQDLPEF encoded by the exons ATGGTGAGAGCTCCTTGCTGTGAAAAGATGGGACTGAAGAAAGGGCCATGGAGCAATGAAGAAGATCAAATTCTCATCTCTTATATTCAACAAAATGGTCATGGCAACTGGAGGGCTCTTCCTAAACTAGCTG GACTTTTAAGGTGTGGGAAGAGTTGCAGGCTTAGATGGATCAACTACTTAAGGCCGGATATTAAAAGGGGAAATTTTAGCAAAGAGGAGGAAGAGACTATCATTGAGATGCATCAAAAGCTTGGCAATAG ATGGGCTGCAATTGCTGCGAAACTCACGGGGAGAACAGACAATGAAATAAAAAATGTCTGGCATACTCACTTGAAGAAGAAGCTGAATAAAAATGACCAATGCACTCCTGATCAGGTCCAAAAAGAGTCGAATGCTAATATGCAGGCGGAATCTGAAAATCCCGGGAACAGCCCACAACGTTCGGCTAGTGAACTCTCAACAGTCACAGACTCGTCAGCCATGGCTAGACGTATCATGGAGTCATCGGAGAGCTCAAAAATTCGAAAAAATGACGAAAGTTTTTGGTCCGAGGGGTTCCCGGGCATCGAGGAGTTCCAAAAATTTCAAGAAAGTGGCAATGCTGATGCTGAAATGGACTTCTGGGACAATCTTTTTAGTGGAGCTGGGGAGTTGCAAGATTTGCCAGAATTTTAA
- the LOC141675929 gene encoding low affinity inorganic phosphate transporter 1-like: MARDELRVLNALDVAKTQLYHFTAIVIAGMGFFTDAYDLFCISLVTKLLGRIYYHVDGYEKPGSLPPGVAAAVNGVAFVGTIAGQLFFGWLGDKMGRKRVYGMTLMIMVICSIASGLSFSDNPKAVITTLCFFRFWLGFGIGGDYPLSATIMSEYANKKTRGAFIAAVFAMQGFGILAGGIFAIIVSASFKSSFPAPAYEDNALGSTVDQADYVWRIILMFGAIPAGMTYYWRMKMPETARYTALVAKNAKQAASDMSKVLQMEIVAEPDKVEDVTKKQFGLFSREFLRRHGLHLLGTTSTWFLLDIAFYSSNLFQKDIFTNIGWLPPAKTMNAIEEVYKIARAQTLIALFSTVPGYWFTVALIDKMGRFKIQLMGFFFMTVFMFALAIPYDHWTHKENRIGFVVMYSLTFFFSNFGPNATTFVVPAEIFPARLRSTCHGISAASGKAGAMVGAFGFLYASQSQDKTKTDKGYPAGIGMKNSLIVLGVINALGMLFTFLVPESNGKSLEELSQENVEEEDMEPRPQHTRTVPV; this comes from the coding sequence ATGGCAAGAGACGAATTGAGAGTGCTTAATGCACTTGATGTGGCCAAGACACAATTGTATCACTTCACTGCAATTGTTATTGCTGGAATGGGATTTTTCACTGATGCATATGATTTGTTTTGCATCTCCCTTGTCACGAAATTATTAGGCCGGATTTACTACCATGTAGATGGTTATGAGAAGCCCGGATCACTGCCTCCAGGCGTCGCTGCTGCAGTTAACGGTGTTGCATTCGTTGGCACGATTGCAGGCCAGCTGTTTTTCGGATGGCTTGGAGACAAAATGGGAAGAAAAAGAGTCTATGGAATGACACTTATGATCATGGTCATCTGTTCAATTGCGTCTGGCCTTTCTTTTAGTGACAACCCGAAAGCTGTTATAACTACATTGTGTTTCTTCAGGTTTTGGTTAGGCTTTGGCATTGGTGGTGATTACCCTCTTTCTGCCACAATTATGTCTGAATATGCTAATAAGAAGACTCGTGGAGCGTTCATTGCAGCTGTGTTTGCAATGCAGGGCTTTGGAATTTTGGCAGGAGGGATTTTTGCTATTATTGTGTCCGCGTCTTTTAAGTCTAGTTTCCCAGCTCCAGCATATGAAGATAATGCTCTTGGTTCTACTGTTGATCAAGCTGATTATGTGTGGCGGATAATCTTAATGTTTGGTGCAATTCCTGCTGGAATGACATACTATTGGCGCATGAAAATGCCAGAAACTGCACGTTACACGGCCTTGGTGGCCAAAAATGCAAAACAGGCTGCTTCTGATATGTCCAAAGTGTTGCAAATGGAGATAGTTGCAGAACCAGACAAAGTCGAGGATGTAACAAAGAAACAATTTGGTTTGTTCAGCAGAGAATTTCTCAGACGCCATGGTCTTCATTTGCTTGGAACCACTAGTACATGGTTCTTGTTGGACATCGCTTTCTATAGTTCCAATCTTTTCCAGAAAGACATTTTCACCAATATCGGATGGCTTCCTCCAGCTAAAACCATGAATGCAATTGAAGAGGTTTACAAGATTGCAAGGGCTCAAACTCTCATTGCTCTCTTTAGTACTGTTCCAGGTTACTGGTTTACTGTGGCATTAATTGATAAAATGGGAAGATTCAAGATTCAATTAATGGGCTTCTTTTTTATGACAGTGTTCATGTTTGCATTAGCTATTCCATATGATCACTGGACTCATAAAGAAAACCGAATAGGATTTGTGGTTATGTACTCACTGACATTTTTCTTCTCAAATTTTGGTCCAAATGCAACTACATTTGTCGTTCCAGCTGAGATTTTCCCTGCACGGCTACGCTCTACGTGCCATGGTATATCAGCAGCATCTGGAAAAGCTGGGGCAATGGTCGGGGCATTCGGGTTTCTATATGCATCCCAGAGCCAGGACAAGACCAAGACAGACAAAGGATATCCTGCAGGTATTGGAATGAAGAACTCCCTTATAGTTCTTGGCGTTATCAACGCGCTTGGCATGTTGTTTACGTTCTTGGTGCCCGAATCAAATGGAAAATCATTGGAGGAGCTGTCTCAAGAAAATGTAGAAGAAGAGGATATGGAGCCAAGGCCACAACATACCAGAACAGTCCCAGTTTAA
- the LOC141723730 gene encoding low affinity inorganic phosphate transporter 1-like, whose amino-acid sequence MVRQQLEVLNALDIAKTQLYHFTTIVIAGMGFFTDAYDLFSISMVTKLLGRIYYHKVGAPKPGVLPPGVSSSVTGVALVGTLVGQLFFGWLGDKMGRKRVYGLTLLIMVVCSVASGLSFGNSPKGVMTTLCFFRFWLGFGIGGDYPLSATIMSEYANKKTRGAFIAAVFAMQGFGIMAGGIVGVIVSAAFDHAYPAPSYEVNALASTVPESDYIWRIILMFGALPAALTYYWRMKMPETARYTALVAKNAKQAANDMAKVLQVEIEPEEAKIEKIAQDTRNSFGLFSKQFAKRHGLHLLGTTSTWFLLDIAFYSQNLFQKDVFTAVGWIPPAKTMNAIQEVYRISKAQTIIALCSTVPGYWFTVAFIDIVGRFAIQLMGFFFMTVFMFALAIPYDHWIQKSNRIGFIIMYSLTFFFANFGPNATTFVVPAEIFPARLRSTCHGISAAAGKAGAIIGAYGFLYSSQSPDPKKTDAGYPPGIGVKNSLIVLGVVNFLGMVFTFLVPEPKGKSLEELSGENEEDDVPATAPNRTVPV is encoded by the exons ATGGTCCGACAGCAGCTAGAAGTGCTTAATGCACTTGATATTGCCAAGACTCAACTCTACCATTTCACTACAATTGTTATAGCCGGAATGGGATTTTTCACCGACGCATACGATCTCTTCAGCATTTCCATGGTCACCAAGTTACTCGGACGCATTTACTACCACAAAGTAGGTGCTCCAAAACCCGGGGTCTTACCTCCTGGCGTTTCATCTTCAGTCACCGGAGTCGCCCTTGTCG GTACCCTAGTAGGTCAACTCTTCTTCGGGTGGCTCGGAGACAAAATGGGACGTAAAAGAGTCTATGGCCTTACTCTACTTATCATGGTTGTTTGCTCAGTTGCCTCTGGACTTTCCTTTGGGAATAGTCCTAAAGGTGTGATGACTACTCTTTGCTTCTTTCGATTTTGGCTAGGGTTCGGCATTGGTGGTGATTACCCTCTTTCAGCTACAATTATGTCCGAATACGCTAATAAAAAGACACGTGGCGCTTTCATTGCTGCTGTTTTCGCCATGCAAGGGTTCGGAATAATGGCTGGTGGCATTGTTGGTGTAATTGTTTCAGCAGCGTTTGACCATGCATATCCAGCACCATCTTATGAAGTCAATGCATTAGCCTCAACAGTCCCAGAATCTGACTATATCTGGAGGATTATACTTATGTTTGGGGCTTTGCCAGCTGCTTTAACGTACTATTGGCGCATGAAAATGCCTGAAACTGCACGTTACACTGCCCTTGTCGCGAAAAATGCTAAACAGGCAGCTAATGATATGGCTAAGGTGTTGCAGGTTGAGATAGAGCCAGAAGAGGCGAAAATAGAGAAAATTGCACAAGACACTAGAAATTCTTTCGGATTGTTTTCAAAACAATTTGCAAAACGCCATGGACTTCACTTACTTGGAACAACTTCTACCTGGTTTTTACTAGACATTGCTTTCTACAGCCAAAACTTGTTCCAAAAAGACGTTTTCACCGCGGTTGGATGGATACCACCAGCAAAAACAATGAATGCTATCCAGGAAGTTTATAGAATATCCAAAGCTCAAACCATCATTGCGTTATGCAGTACAGTCCCTGGATACTGGTTCACAGTGGCATTCATCGATATCGTTGGAAGATTCGCTATTCAATTAATGGGCTTCTTCTTCATGACAGTCTTCATGTTTGCACTAGCAATACCTTATGATCACTGGATTCAAAAGTCCAACCGTATAGGGTTTATTATAatgtattcactaaccttctttttcGCGAATTTTGGGCCTAATGCAACAACTTTTGTTGTGCCTGCTGAGATTTTTCCAGCCAGATTGAGATCAACATGTCATGGAATATCCGCGGCAGCAGGTAAAGCGGGAGCTATAATCGGAGCTTATGGATTTCTTTATTCATCACAGAGTCCCGATCCGAAGAAAACCGATGCAGGATATCCTCCAGGAATCGGAGTGAAAAATTCGCTTATTGTTCTCGGTGTTGTTAATTTTCTGGGAATGGTGTTTACATTTTTAGTACCCGAACCGAAAGGTAAATCGCTAGAGGAATTGTCAGGGGAGAATGAAGAAGATGATGTTCCTGCAACGGCTCCTAATCGCACAGTCCCGGTGTGA